The nucleotide sequence CCCCGCCTCGGCGGGCAGGTTGAGCGAGGCAAGCACGGTCGGCTTGGCCTGCTCCCACGCCTCGCCGTCCAGCAGCTTCGCCCTCGGGTCGCCCCACTTGGAGGAGTTCTTCGCGAACACCTGCTTGCTCCGCAGCATCCGGTGCACCTGCTCCAGCACGCAAAACGCGTACGCCTTCCAGTCGACCGTGCCCGGCTCCAGGTGCGGCGCGGACGACACCAGGCGCCGCCACGACCCGGTGAGCAGGCCGGTGTCGATCTCTGCCGGGCCGACCTTCTTGCGTCCCATCAGATCAGGCAGCGACTTCAGCGCGGCCAGAACGGGCAGACCCTCCGGGGTGGCGCCGAAGTCGACCACCGTCACCAGGAGCTTCAGGAACGGCCGCACGGTGCCGAACCGGGTGACCAGCTGGGCCCGCCATGCCTCGTCCGCGTCCGAGTCGAGCGGCGGCGTCAGCTCGAACAGCGCGGCGATCGCCGCCGCCAGCTCGTGCCGGGGCACCACCTGCTCGATCCGCTCCCACATCGCCTCCAGCGTCTCCACCTCGGGCGGGCTGATCTCCCCGGTGTCGGTGTCGACCTGCTCGCTGGTGGTGTCGAACACGATCTGGAACGCGGCGGCCAGCTTCGCCGACGCCCGCTCCACCCGCGGCAGGGTCTTCAGCTTCTCCTTCGCTGTCTCCCGCTCCGCCCTGGCCAGCAGCTTCGTCGCGATCAGCACCTCCAGTAGGTCTAGGGCGTCATCGACCGCCCGGGAGGTCAGGTAGACCGCGGTGGCCAGCAGCGTGGCCAGGCGCCGGGAATCACCGTGCCGCCGCAGCAGCGACGCCTTGCCGTCGACCCCGTACCGCGACAGCTCCGCCAGCCGCCGCGGTGGTATCGCGGACACGTCCACGTCGCCCATCCCGAAGGCCGCGATCTCCTCGGCCCGCTCCAGCGCCCACTTCATCTGCGGCCCGGAGATCCGCACGGGACCCCGGCGCAGCCGGTCCAGCTCCGACACCCGGGCGCCCGGCGGCACCGTCAGCAGGGAGTCCAGCACCGCCCGCTGCCCGGTGCTCAGCAGCCCGTAGAGGGTATCCCACAGCCGCTGGTTCGCCGCCTCCCGCACCGTGGCCACCAGCCTGGCCAGCGTCGTCACCCCGGGCAGCAGCACCCGCCGCTCACGCAGCCACCCCGCCGCCGCGTCGAACAGCGCCTTCGGGCCCTCCCCGGTCGTCCAGGCCCGCGCCTCAACCCACGCCCGCAGCTCCGCCTCAGCCTCGGCGAACTCCGTGTACTCCAGGACCCGCCGCAGCTCACGGACGTGATCAAGCCGGGTGTTCTCCCGCTCGCCGTACGCCTTCAGCGCCGACGCGTCCGCGACGCCCAACTGCTCGGCGAGGTAGTCGACCACCTCCGCCGGCACGTCCGACGGATCGTCCAGGAACACCCCGAGGAACCGCACCGTGGTCATCTGCACCGCGAACCCGAGCCGGTTGTGAGCCCGCCGCTTCGGCTCGATCAGCGCCCGGTCCACGTCGTCCAGGAAGAAGAACCGCTCCAACTCCGTACGGGACGGCGCCCCGTCGTACGCCGCATACTTCGCGGCTTGCTCATCCGTCAGAAACTCGACCGGCACCCTGGACCTCCAGACAGTCAGTGATCAACACGACTGCCGAAGGCTCCGCCCCCGCCGAACCCCAGGTCAAAGCGCTCTCCAGCCCTCCAGAGGCTTAGCGCCGGTTTTCGTTCCGATGTTTCTCAACCCCCAGATCGACGTGCCGCGCCAAAGGCACAGGCGGTTGCCCTCGTCGTCCTGAGGAATCTGGGTCATTCGCCCGCCCGTTCTTCCCTGCTCGGCGCAGCCCGTACGCCGTGTCTAACCGCCGTAAGCCGCGTGCACAGCCTCGGGGCTGGTGGGCTCGGGTGTTGAGGTGTCGCGAGGACTGTTGCTGATCAAGCCCCTTGTAGATCACCGGAGTTGGCGGACATCGAGTGTCGGTGGGCGGCTGTACCGTCGAGCTGAGCGCCCGGATTGGGCCTGCTTTTCGCTCCTGCCTGACTCACCCGAGGAATTCCCCGATGTCATATGTTCGTGGGCACTACCGCCGCGACGGCTCCTACGTCCGCCCGCACTACCGCCGGTCCAGGCCGTCGACCGGCGCTGCTGGATCCGTTCGCCCCGCCACCCATCGCCGCGTCGGCACGACCGCGCCCAGCTCCGGGTCTGCTCCGGCAGGTCCGGTGACGCGCGTACGAGGCCACTACCGCGACGGGTACTACGTCCGGCCGCACTATCGCCGGATCAGCGCTCCTGCTGCCGTTGCGGTGGCCGGCGGGGGTGGCGGCCTGTTACTCCTGCTCCTTGTGCTGGCGCTCGTTGGCGGCGGCGGAAAGGGTTCACAGGACGTACCGGACAAGAAACCGACAACGTCTGTCAGCTCTCGGACCCACACCGAATCCCGGTAACTGCCCGGACCTGGGTACGGTACGGCAGAGCCCCTCGGAGGCAGCTCCAATGCCTCCGAGGGGCTCGTCATGTGTGCAACCCCGCAAGCTGCAAGAAGTCCTCGACCATGCCCGCCTCCAGCAAGGTGACGAGCAGTGGCGAACCAAGTACAGAACCCGCGCGGGCATCGAGGGATCCATCCACCAGGCCGTCGCGGTCACCGGGATGAGACGTGCCCGCTACCTCGGTCTCCAGAAGACCCACCTGGAGCACGTCCTCTCCGCCGTTGCGCTAAACCTCATTCGCCTCGATGCCTGGTGGAACGGCCACCCGCTCGACCGCACCCGCGTCAGCCACCTTGCCCGCCTCGGCCTCTCCCTCGCCGCGTAACCGAATAGGCCAGCAGGATCGGTGACAGAGTTCTTACCGGCACCCCGTATCCGCGAATGTCGGTGTGCGATCGGCAGTCGGTGGCGCCGGTTGAGCGCCGGCCGACAGGCCCTGAGGTTGGAAAGGGCTCAGTGTTTGATCACTGGTGCATCGACTGGCTGAGCGAGGCTGTTGCAGCTCGGTCGAAGGGAAGGTCTTTCAATGGGAGCAGGTGTTTCGTCAGCTCTGGCACTGCCTTCGATAGGCAGTCCATAGCAATTCCCAGGGCCTGTCGATGCTCGCGTGCGAAGAGTTGATCGAACGCTGGTGCCTTCCAAGCCTCGCCACCGAGAAGGGCGTCGAATACGGCCAGGTCGATGGTCTGCGGCAGTTGGCGAGCAATGAGGCTCCGGCGGCGCAGTCGTTCGGCGAGGTCCATGAAGTTAGCTAGCCACGTTGGCGTCTGCGCCATCGCGTCGCGAACAGAGGGAACAGCGCGCTCAATCGAAGGTGCGCCCGCTGACCGGTACGCCTGATGAATGGTTACGAGCTCTTCACGGAGCAAAGCATCAGCCATATCCGCCACTCTCAGGATCTGGCGATCGTGAGGATCTCCAGTGTTCAGCCCCTGTTCGATCTCTCGTCGTGTCCCCTCAGAGCCCACAGTGTCAGTCCGGCCGCCGGCACGTAGGGCCGCAGATACCAGAGCCTGAAGAACGTGACCTGCTAGCAGCTTGGCCAACGGGTTGGGAAGAACCGTCCCATTGCGCGTCAC is from Streptomyces hygroscopicus and encodes:
- a CDS encoding transposase, coding for MPVEFLTDEQAAKYAAYDGAPSRTELERFFFLDDVDRALIEPKRRAHNRLGFAVQMTTVRFLGVFLDDPSDVPAEVVDYLAEQLGVADASALKAYGERENTRLDHVRELRRVLEYTEFAEAEAELRAWVEARAWTTGEGPKALFDAAAGWLRERRVLLPGVTTLARLVATVREAANQRLWDTLYGLLSTGQRAVLDSLLTVPPGARVSELDRLRRGPVRISGPQMKWALERAEEIAAFGMGDVDVSAIPPRRLAELSRYGVDGKASLLRRHGDSRRLATLLATAVYLTSRAVDDALDLLEVLIATKLLARAERETAKEKLKTLPRVERASAKLAAAFQIVFDTTSEQVDTDTGEISPPEVETLEAMWERIEQVVPRHELAAAIAALFELTPPLDSDADEAWRAQLVTRFGTVRPFLKLLVTVVDFGATPEGLPVLAALKSLPDLMGRKKVGPAEIDTGLLTGSWRRLVSSAPHLEPGTVDWKAYAFCVLEQVHRMLRSKQVFAKNSSKWGDPRAKLLDGEAWEQAKPTVLASLNLPAEAGEHLAARAELLDGTYREVAARVPANSQIVFDDDGRLHFAALEPEPDPASLRALREAVEAMLPRVDLPEALLEVFSWTGADQAFTSVTGGEARLKDLHVTVAALLVAHGCNIGYTPVIGAAEALKYGRLSHVDQTYLRLATYRAANATLIDHQASIPLAQAWGGGLVASVDGMRFVVPVPSVYARPNPKYFGRRGGATWLNMINDHAAGLGGKVVAGTPRDSLYVLDVLYDRDGGKRPEMIVTDTASYSDIVFGLLTLAGFAYAPQLADLPDQKMWRIDRAADYGAFQDAARGRIDLARIERHWEDILRIIGSIHTGAVRAYDVIRMLSRDGRPTPLGDAIAHYGRIAKTLHILRLADEPGYRRQIKSQANLQEGRHSLARKIFHGRHGQLYQRYQDGMEDQIGALGLVLNALVLFNTRYMNAAVNQLRADGFDVRDEDVARLSPFVWHHINMLGRYSFQLPDLPGGLRSLRDPSAADE
- a CDS encoding transposase: MPPRGSSCVQPRKLQEVLDHARLQQGDEQWRTKYRTRAGIEGSIHQAVAVTGMRRARYLGLQKTHLEHVLSAVALNLIRLDAWWNGHPLDRTRVSHLARLGLSLAA